The Variovorax paradoxus DNA window TCAGTGCGGCCACGGGCGGCAGCGCATAGGTGGCCGGCAGCAGCATCGCAATGGTGGCCGTCGGGCCGATGCCCGGCAGCACACCGATCAGGGTGCCCAGCAGGCAGCCGATGAAGGCATAGACCAGGTTCTGCAGCGTCACTGCGGTGGAGAAGCCGAGCGAAAGGTGGTTGATCAGTTCCATCATGGGTATTGCCTCGCGCTCAGCCGGTGATGAAGGTGGGCCATACCTGGAACTGCAGATTGAGCCCCACGATGAAGGTCAGGTAGCTGCCGATGGCCAGTACGGTTGCAAGGATCAGCGACATCTTCATTGAGAAGTTCGTTCCGGCCATGCAGGCCACGATCACGAGTGCATAGATGGCGAGGATCAGGCCCATCGCCGGCAAGCCGATGCTGCGCAGGCCGGCAAGCAGGATGCCGAACAGCAGGTTGGCGCCGATGATGAAGCCAAGCGGCTTCCACGCGATCTTTCCAACGGGGTCGCCGTCGGCGGCGTGGCCTGTGAGCGAAGTGGCGATCACCACCAGGCCCAGCAGAGTCAGCAGCACGCCGACGATCAGTGGAAAGTAGCCCGGTCCCATGCGGGCTGCGCTCCCGACGTTGTAGTTGGCGGCGCCCAGCGCAAACGCCGCCCCGACGCAGGTGAACATGATGCCCGAGAAGAAGGTCTTCTGGCTCTTGATCTGCATACGCAATCTTTCTCTCTCGAATGGAATGGATACGGCCGAACGCGCTGATGCACGACATCGGCAACGGACGGCGGGGAAATGCGCGCGGCATGCCGAGAAGGCAGACGGCATCGCACAAGTCAGGTCTCAGTCAGATGCATCATGCTATGAGATTTATTGCATCACACTGTGAGTAATTACCCCTGTTTCGGGTCGGTGCCGGCTGCTACATTGCGTTCAGTTCGCACAATCATTCTTGGAACGTTCATGGCCAGCCAACGGGGATCCATCGAGAAACAGCACTTCGAGGCACTGTCCGACTTCAGATTCAGGCTCCGCAGCTTCCTGCGCTTCAGCGAAGACGCCGCGCGGGAGGAAGGCATTACCGTTCTTCAATACCAGCTGATGCTTCACACCCAGGGGTTCCCCGGCCGCGAGTGGGCCACGATCAGCGAGATTGCCGAGCGCCTGCAGGCCCAGCACCATGGCGTGGTCGCCCTGGTGTCGCGCTGCGAAGAAGCCGGCTTGGTCAAGCGCAAGCCGAGCCATACGGATCGGCGGCAGGTCGAGGTCCATCTGCTGGCCGCGGGGCGCAGGAAGCTGGAAAGGCTCGCGGTCCT harbors:
- a CDS encoding tripartite tricarboxylate transporter TctB family protein, with the protein product MQIKSQKTFFSGIMFTCVGAAFALGAANYNVGSAARMGPGYFPLIVGVLLTLLGLVVIATSLTGHAADGDPVGKIAWKPLGFIIGANLLFGILLAGLRSIGLPAMGLILAIYALVIVACMAGTNFSMKMSLILATVLAIGSYLTFIVGLNLQFQVWPTFITG
- a CDS encoding MarR family winged helix-turn-helix transcriptional regulator, with the translated sequence MASQRGSIEKQHFEALSDFRFRLRSFLRFSEDAAREEGITVLQYQLMLHTQGFPGREWATISEIAERLQAQHHGVVALVSRCEEAGLVKRKPSHTDRRQVEVHLLAAGRRKLERLAVLHADQVAELAEVVALASKRGA